The genomic DNA GCGTCCCGGTACGGCTCGAGGCGGCGCTCGAAGTCGCGGACGTACTCCGCGGCCCGCACCGAGCGCATCTCGGCCGCCTGCCCCGCCGCCTCGGCGGCCAGCTGGCAGGCCTGGTCGAGCTCGCCGAGGCCGAGCCGGGCGGTGGCGAGGACGACCCGGCAGAACAGCCGGCTGCGGGCGTAGACGGGGGCGCGCAGTTGCAGCGAGCGTTCCGCGTGCTGGGCGGCGGCGCGGAACTGCTGGAGGTCGCGGTGGCAGTGCCCGAACTCGTCGGCGAGCTGGGCCTCGTCGAAGAAGCGCGCCCAGTGCGGTACCTCGTCACCGGGCCGGGCGGCCTCCAGCGCCCGCTCGGCCCGTACGAGGGCGGCGGTGCAGGCCCGCACCTCGCCGAGCAGTCCGTGCGCCCGCGCCTCGGCGGCGTGCAGCAGGGTCTGCACGACCGGCGGCGCGGAGGTCCCCACGCCCTGCTGCGCCACCCGCGCGAGCTGTACTGCCTCGCGCCCGTGGCCCAGGTAGACGGCCTGCCGGCTCATGGTGACCAGCACGTACGAGCCGTACGCCCGGTCCCCGGCCGCCTGCGACAGTCGCAGCGCCTGCACGAAGTAGCGCTGGGCGAGTCCGTGCGCGGCGATGTCGTACGAGGTCCAGCCGGCGAGCCGGGTCAGGTCGGCGGCGGCGGCGAAGAGGCGGCGGCCGGTCTGCTCGCCGTAGGTGCCGCGCAGCATCGGCTCCAGCTCGTGCTCCAGATAGCGCACGAGGGCCTGGCGTGCGTGTCCGCCGCCGTACCGGTCGTCGAGGCTGCGGAACAGCTCGCCGACGGAGCGCAGTGCGGCGAGGTCGCCCCCGCCGACCTTCTGGCCGGGGCCGCGCTCGGCCGGGGCCCGGCGCCTGGACGGGTCGAGCGGGACGGCGAGCCGCGGGGTCGCGGGGCGGCCCTGCGCGGGAATGCGGACGGGCACCTCGACGCGGGCCACCTTCTCGTCGGGGCGGCCGATCAGCCAGTCGCGGCTGGGCACGACGAGCCCGGCCGGGGTGAAGGAGATCTTCCGCAGCTCGGCGCGGCTGCCGGAGTCCTTGCGCCACAGCCCGCCGACGATGTCGACCGCCTCCTCCGGGCTCCCGGCGAACTCCAGGCCCGCGTAGACGGGCGCGCAGGCGTCCAGGCCGAGGTCCTGGGCGGTCAGGCGGCGGCCCAGGCGCCGGGTGAAGACCTCGGCGATCAGGGCCGGGGTGGTGCCGCGGGGCTGTTGACCGCGCAGCCACCGGGTGACGGACGTCTTGTCATATCTCAGGTCCAGGCCGTGTTCGAGTCCGAGCTGGTCGACGCGACGCGCGAGACCCGCGTTCGAGAACCCCGCTTCGGCGATGAGCGCGGCGAGCTGGCGGTTGGGGGTGCGCTGCGCGGGTCGTTCCGTCATGGTGCGGTGCGGTCTCCTGCCTTCCGGGCGTTCGATTGCCCGGAGCGCCTGTGAGCAGCCCTTATGGCCTCGTGAACGGCGCGAATGTAGCGGAGAGTAAGCACCCGATCGCACAATTCGCCCGGCATTCATCCGATCGTGTGAGAATTGCCCGCCCGGCTGACGACGCGCGGGCGGTCGTACAGTGGCGTGGGCACGCTTCGTGCCTTACGACCTTGCAGGGAGGCACGTGCCGTGAGTGAGCTGCGCTTCGTCCGGATGGGGTTCGGTGCCGATCGCGTCGAGTACCAGGAGGCGTGGGACGAACAGCGCCGGGTGCACGCCGCGCGGTTCGTCGACGAGGTCCCCGACACCGTGCTGCTCCTCGAACACCCGCCGGTCTACACCGCCGGCCGGCGCACCGAGGACAGCGAGCGTCCGCTGGACGGCACCCCGGTGATCGACGTGGACCGCGGCGGCAAGATCACCTGGCACGGCCCGGGCCAGCTGGTGGGCTACCCCATCCAGAAGCTGCCGCGTCCGGTCGACGTGGTGGCCCACGTCCGCCGCCTGGAGGAGGCCCTGATCCGCACCTGCGCGGAGTTCGGCCTGGAGACCTCCCGGGTGGAGGGCCGCAGCGGGGTCTGGATCCTCGGCGACCCGATCGAGCGGCGTCCCGCGCTCGGCGGACTCTCCCTGGACTTCGATCCGCGCCTGACGGACGACGAGTTCGACCCCCGCCTCAACGGCCCCGACTACGCCCCGTCCAACGCGGGCCAGCGCCGCGAGGACCGCAAGATCGCCGCGATCGGCATCCGGGTGGCCAAGGGCGTCACGATGCACGGCTTCGCGCTGAACGTGAACCCCGACAACAAGTGGTTCGACAAGATCATCCCCTGCGGCATCCGCGACGCGGGCGTCGCGTCCCTGGCAGGCGAACTCG from Streptomyces sp. CB09001 includes the following:
- the lipB gene encoding lipoyl(octanoyl) transferase LipB, encoding MSELRFVRMGFGADRVEYQEAWDEQRRVHAARFVDEVPDTVLLLEHPPVYTAGRRTEDSERPLDGTPVIDVDRGGKITWHGPGQLVGYPIQKLPRPVDVVAHVRRLEEALIRTCAEFGLETSRVEGRSGVWILGDPIERRPALGGLSLDFDPRLTDDEFDPRLNGPDYAPSNAGQRREDRKIAAIGIRVAKGVTMHGFALNVNPDNKWFDKIIPCGIRDAGVASLAGELGRDVTIEEVLPVVERHLRDVLENAELKPREIEKTPA
- a CDS encoding regulator, with protein sequence MTERPAQRTPNRQLAALIAEAGFSNAGLARRVDQLGLEHGLDLRYDKTSVTRWLRGQQPRGTTPALIAEVFTRRLGRRLTAQDLGLDACAPVYAGLEFAGSPEEAVDIVGGLWRKDSGSRAELRKISFTPAGLVVPSRDWLIGRPDEKVARVEVPVRIPAQGRPATPRLAVPLDPSRRRAPAERGPGQKVGGGDLAALRSVGELFRSLDDRYGGGHARQALVRYLEHELEPMLRGTYGEQTGRRLFAAAADLTRLAGWTSYDIAAHGLAQRYFVQALRLSQAAGDRAYGSYVLVTMSRQAVYLGHGREAVQLARVAQQGVGTSAPPVVQTLLHAAEARAHGLLGEVRACTAALVRAERALEAARPGDEVPHWARFFDEAQLADEFGHCHRDLQQFRAAAQHAERSLQLRAPVYARSRLFCRVVLATARLGLGELDQACQLAAEAAGQAAEMRSVRAAEYVRDFERRLEPYRDAAPVRGYRDKVAALG